In Camelina sativa cultivar DH55 chromosome 16, Cs, whole genome shotgun sequence, a single window of DNA contains:
- the LOC104751331 gene encoding myb-related protein 306-like, with amino-acid sequence MGRPPCCEKIEVKKGPWTPEEDIILVSYIQQHGPGNWRSVPTNTGLLRCSKSCRLRWTNYLRPGIRRGNFTQSEEKMIIHLQALLGNRWAAIASYLPQRTDNDIKNFWNTHLKKKLVTMKLRNGINEDKTNMAATDTASCNNNNNRCNHNKRTTNKGQWEKKLQTDINMAKQALFQALSLDQPSSSIPLDPESPKPHHRSATTTYASNTENISKLLQNWTSSSSSRPNTSSRSINKSSSTGEEGVFDHHSLFSSNSESGSVDEKLNLMSETSMFQGESKPTIDLEATTDSQGSLSLIEKWLFDDQGLVQCEDNNQENIIDACVVRG; translated from the exons ATGGGTAGACCACCTTGCTGTGAAAAGATCGAGGTGAAGAAAGGACCATGGACTCCCGAAGAAGACATAATCTTGGTCTCTTATATCCAACAACACGGCCCTGGAAACTGGAGATCTGTTCCAACAAACACCG GTTTGCTAAGGTGTAGCAAGAGTTGTAGACTCAGATGGACTAATTATCTTCGTCCTGGGATCAGACGAGGCAATTTCACTCAATCTGAAGAGAAGATGATCATCCACCTCCAAGCTCTTTTGGGTAATAG ATGGGCAGCTATAGCATCATATCTACCTCAGAGGACCGACAATGATATCAAGAACTTTTGGAACACtcatttaaaaaagaaactcGTGACGATGAAGCTTCGAAACGGCATCAACGAAGACAAAACCAATATGGCGGCGACAGATACTGCATCTtgtaataacaacaacaatagatgTAATCACAACAAAAGGACCACCAACAAAGGGCAATGGGAGAAAAAGCTTCAAACAGACATCAACATGGCCAAACAAGCCTTATTCCAAGCCTTATCACTTGACCAACCATCTTCATCGATCCCTCTCGATCCGGAATCACCAAAACCTCATCATCGTTCTGCCACCACTACTTATGCCTCAAATACAGAGAATATCTCTAAGTTACTTCAGAACTGGACAAGCTCATCATCTTCAAGGCCCAACACATCATCACGATCCATCAACAAGAGCTCAAGCACCGGTGAAGAAGGAGTTTTTGATCATCACTCTTTGTTCTCATCGAACTCAGAATCTGGATCAGTTGATGAGAAGCTGAATTTGATGTCGGAGACAAGCATGTTCCAAGGTGAGAGCAAGCCAACCATAGACCTTGAAGCTACCACTGATAGTCAAGGCTCGTTGTCTTTGATCGAGAAATGGTTGTTTGATGATCAAGGCTTGGTCCAGTGTGAAGAtaataatcaagaaaatatcatCGATGCATGTGTCGTTAGAGGGTAA